The following proteins are co-located in the Macadamia integrifolia cultivar HAES 741 chromosome 3, SCU_Mint_v3, whole genome shotgun sequence genome:
- the LOC122074893 gene encoding protein SLOW GREEN 1, chloroplastic-like, with protein MASQSISTFSLCSQSPTLNLKFSRLGFSYGPKVILSSSIHPTQLQKSLFFPSQLQTSNPQLCRLHSLPYFLPRQPFLPVPHLNSSRVCSFFNPQNSIFKQKIVVLIVWSFIFLGSFNSRPALAQPTTQKSTSSAPMEETRDTQNDQNDNEDLYLKILEKNPRDVEALKVILYAKMRKRKTKEAVKYVEKLIDIQPNEIEWRLLQALTYEMMGHLSRAKTLFKQILEERPLLLRALHGLAMVMHKNHEGPAVFDMLDKALKLAQREKRVTEERNIRILIAQMHVVKGNLEEGLKDFQDLVNENPWDFRPYLCQGIIYSLQGKKEEAQEQFETYQSLVPEEFPQRGFLDDVVLAAKAESRQQLEKDFDVEFSYRK; from the exons ATGGCTTCCCAATCGATTAGTACTTTCTCGCTCTGCTCTCAATCACCCACCCTTAATCTGAAATTCTCAAGACTTGGATTTTCCTATGGACCCAAAGTAATTCTTTCAAGTTCAATCCATCCGACCCAGCTGCAGAAATCACTGTTCTTTCCTTCCCAACTCCAAACCAGTAATCCACAATTGTGTAGGCTTCATTCACTTCCATACTTCCTCCCTCGTCAACCATTTCTTCCAGTACCCCATTTAAATAGTTCCAGAGTATGTTCTTTCTTCAATCCCCAGAACAgtattttcaaacaaaaaatagtTGTTTTGATTGTTTGGTCTTTCATTTTCTTGGGGAGTTTTAACTCTCGACCGGCTCTGGCACAACCCACAACCCAGAAAAGCACTTCTTCTGCACCTATGGAAGAAACAAGAGATACCCAGAATGACCAAAATGATAACGAGGATTTGTATTTGAAGATATTGGAGAAGAACCCGAGGGATGTTGAAGCTTTGAAAGTGATTTTGTATGCTAAGATGAGGAAACGGAAGACCAAGGAGGCTGTGAAGTATGTGGAGAAATTGATTGATATCCAGCCGAATGAAATAGAATGGAGGCTTCTTCAAGCTCTTACCTATGAGATGATGGGGCACCTCAGCAGGGCGAAGACACTGTTCAAGCAAATCCTTGAGGAGAGGCCTCTTTTACTTAGAGCTTTGCAT GGTCTGGCAATGGTGATGCACAAGAACCATGAAGGCCCAGCTGTCTTTGATATGTTGGACAAGGCTTTGAAACTTGCTCAACGTGAGAAAAGAGTCACCGAGGAGCGGAATATAAGAATTTTAATTGCACAGATGCATGTTGTGAAG GGTAACTTGGAGGAAGGCTTGAAAGACTTCCAAGATCTGGTTAATGAGAATCCCTGGGATTTTCGGCCTTATCTTTGCCAG GGGATAATCTACAGCTTGCAGGGTAAAAAGGAGGAAGCACAGGAGCAGTTCGAGACATATCAGAGTCTTGTCCCTGAAGAGTTTCCCCAAAGAGGATTCCTTGATGATGTGGTACTGGCAGCCAAGGCAGAATCTCGGCAACAGCTGGAGAAGGATTTTGATGTTGAATTCTCCTACAGGAAGTGA